The Oscillatoria sp. FACHB-1407 genome includes a region encoding these proteins:
- a CDS encoding FAD-dependent oxidoreductase: MLHRYLRNLFLRRHRTWLTSIGISAALLDPLLSPVLAQSYQIPDREVSCEVLVVGGGLAGAAAAYEGLLAGRTVCLTEITDWVGGQISSQGTSALDERPTQRSLSFYPRGYLELRNRIQRHYRQTDPGDCWVSETCFMPEDGHEILYDILRDAARQGRGELKWFPSTVIKTLDSSGSQIQGAIAIQHRPAAGAPPLNTLPLSQTIEDWYRYEDSAQFEKTVIRFVPQQPRRSRNQAQQPRPAEWYVIDATETGEIIALADVPYRLGIDARSHLEPSSSSSTNDPYCTQGFTYTFAMEATEQPQTHVMPSFYPQYQPYYSYELPRLADFELVFTYRRIFSAEEPPEGRRSIQDYEVNPGDISMQNWTWGNDYRPGTAQDNLVYSRDQLQATGQLSPNGWTGGLRTETLRRAEEHALGYFYWLVAGTTDSQLGEGVKQLHPNNRYLSGLNSPMGTVHGLSKYPYMREGRRIIGRPTSSYSQGFMVWEIDISRRDYRDPYYQQTLAPNTYRSLLIAIAGLEATSIVGGTRPIEQATRRTRSTIYPDSVGIGHYAIDFHPCMTLSPPEAPGNTERAGERRGAGNAYPFQIPLRAMIPQKIDNLLVAGKSIATSHIAAAAYRVHSFEWSSGSAAGNTAAFALEQGILPYQLVDQLPSREPQLEVLQQRLQQQGNPTAFPNTSVFNESWEGWQ, translated from the coding sequence ATGCTGCATCGGTATCTCCGTAATCTTTTTCTCCGGCGTCATAGAACCTGGCTGACCAGCATTGGCATTAGTGCTGCGTTGTTAGACCCCCTTCTATCGCCTGTCTTGGCGCAATCCTATCAAATCCCCGATCGAGAAGTCAGTTGTGAAGTATTGGTAGTCGGTGGAGGATTGGCGGGAGCTGCTGCTGCCTATGAGGGGCTATTGGCAGGGCGAACGGTTTGTCTGACTGAAATTACCGATTGGGTGGGTGGACAGATTTCATCTCAAGGCACCTCAGCACTGGATGAACGCCCAACGCAGCGATCGCTCTCCTTTTATCCACGCGGTTATCTCGAATTGCGGAACCGGATTCAACGTCACTATCGTCAAACCGACCCTGGAGATTGTTGGGTGAGCGAAACCTGCTTCATGCCAGAGGATGGGCACGAGATTTTGTATGACATCCTGCGGGATGCAGCGCGACAGGGCAGAGGTGAACTGAAGTGGTTTCCCTCGACGGTGATTAAGACGCTGGATAGCTCCGGTTCGCAAATTCAGGGGGCGATCGCCATTCAACATCGCCCAGCAGCAGGTGCGCCTCCGCTCAATACGTTGCCACTGTCGCAAACCATTGAGGATTGGTATCGCTACGAAGATTCGGCTCAATTTGAGAAGACCGTGATTCGGTTTGTGCCGCAGCAACCCAGGCGATCGCGCAATCAGGCGCAACAGCCACGACCCGCCGAGTGGTATGTGATCGACGCAACTGAGACAGGTGAAATCATTGCCTTAGCCGATGTGCCCTATCGTCTGGGCATTGATGCGCGATCGCACCTGGAACCCTCGTCCTCCAGTTCGACGAACGATCCCTACTGCACCCAGGGCTTCACCTACACCTTTGCGATGGAGGCGACCGAACAGCCGCAAACTCATGTCATGCCCTCCTTCTACCCGCAATATCAGCCCTACTACAGCTACGAGTTGCCCCGATTAGCCGACTTTGAGTTGGTGTTTACCTACCGCCGCATCTTCAGTGCAGAGGAACCACCAGAGGGTCGCCGCTCGATTCAGGACTATGAGGTGAATCCGGGCGACATCTCCATGCAGAACTGGACGTGGGGCAATGACTATCGACCGGGCACCGCTCAGGACAACCTGGTCTACAGCCGTGACCAACTCCAGGCGACGGGACAACTCTCGCCTAATGGCTGGACGGGTGGGTTACGGACGGAAACCCTCCGCAGAGCCGAAGAACATGCACTGGGTTACTTCTACTGGTTGGTGGCGGGAACGACCGACTCTCAACTGGGTGAAGGGGTAAAACAACTCCACCCCAACAACCGCTATCTCAGTGGCTTGAATTCTCCCATGGGGACAGTTCACGGGCTATCCAAATATCCCTACATGCGAGAGGGTCGGCGAATTATCGGTCGTCCGACCTCCAGTTATTCCCAGGGCTTTATGGTGTGGGAGATTGACATCTCGCGTCGCGACTATCGGGATCCCTATTACCAACAGACACTTGCCCCAAACACGTATCGAAGTCTGCTGATAGCGATCGCCGGATTAGAGGCAACCTCAATTGTCGGTGGGACGCGACCCATTGAGCAGGCAACTCGACGGACGCGATCGACTATCTATCCCGATTCCGTTGGTATTGGGCACTATGCGATCGACTTTCACCCCTGCATGACCCTGTCACCACCAGAAGCTCCTGGCAACACTGAGCGGGCGGGTGAACGGCGCGGAGCAGGTAACGCCTATCCGTTCCAGATTCCACTGCGGGCTATGATTCCCCAAAAGATTGATAACCTGCTGGTTGCAGGCAAGAGCATTGCCACCAGTCATATTGCGGCGGCTGCCTATCGGGTTCACTCCTTTGAGTGGTCATCGGGATCTGCTGCCGGAAATACGGCTGCCTTTGCCCTGGAACAGGGCATCCTGCCCTACCAACTGGTGGATCAACTGCCATCACGAGAGCCTCAACTGGAGGTATTGCAGCAACGACTCCAGCAGCAAGGCAACCCCACAGCATTCCCCAATACATCTGTGTTTAATGAGTCGTGGGAAGGGTGGCAGTAG
- the clpS gene encoding ATP-dependent Clp protease adapter ClpS has translation MATAPTVAPDKSSQVTRKPYPNYKVIVLNDDFNTFEHVAACLMKYIPCMTSDRAWDLTNQVHFEGQATVWVGPQEPAELYHMQLSRAGLTMAPLEQA, from the coding sequence ATGGCAACTGCGCCCACGGTGGCTCCCGATAAGTCTAGCCAAGTGACTCGCAAGCCTTATCCCAACTACAAAGTCATCGTGTTAAATGATGATTTCAATACCTTTGAGCACGTTGCTGCGTGTTTGATGAAATATATTCCCTGTATGACAAGCGATCGCGCCTGGGACCTAACGAATCAGGTTCACTTTGAGGGGCAGGCGACGGTTTGGGTCGGTCCTCAAGAGCCAGCAGAGCTTTATCACATGCAGTTGAGCCGTGCCGGGTTGACGATGGCTCCGTTAGAACAGGCGTAG
- a CDS encoding ATP-dependent Clp protease proteolytic subunit, giving the protein MSSIKAVQSNYYGGDAYYRTPPPDLPSLLLKERIVYLGLPLVSSDDYKRQMGVDVTKLIIAQLLYLQFDDPEKPIFFYINSTGTSWYGGEAIGYETEAFAICDTINYIKPPVHTICIGQAMGTAAMILSAGTKGFRASLPHATIVLNQPKTGFGRSQASDVQIRAKEVLANRAATLDIFSKNTGQSPEKLAKDTDRMFYLTPQEAKEYGLIDRVLEGVKDLPTPVPSLI; this is encoded by the coding sequence ATGAGTTCAATTAAGGCTGTTCAATCGAATTACTATGGTGGGGATGCCTACTACCGGACTCCCCCACCTGATCTCCCTTCGCTGCTTTTGAAGGAGCGTATTGTTTACCTGGGGTTGCCCCTCGTCTCGTCCGATGACTACAAGCGTCAGATGGGGGTCGATGTCACCAAGCTGATTATTGCTCAGTTGTTGTACCTGCAATTTGACGATCCTGAGAAGCCCATCTTCTTCTACATCAACTCCACAGGCACTTCCTGGTATGGCGGAGAGGCGATCGGCTACGAAACAGAAGCTTTTGCCATTTGTGACACGATTAACTACATCAAGCCGCCCGTCCATACGATTTGCATCGGTCAAGCCATGGGCACAGCTGCCATGATCCTGTCGGCTGGGACCAAAGGCTTTCGCGCCAGCTTGCCCCACGCCACAATCGTGCTCAATCAACCCAAGACAGGATTTGGACGCAGTCAGGCCAGCGATGTTCAAATTCGGGCGAAAGAAGTTTTGGCGAACCGAGCCGCAACCCTTGATATCTTCTCCAAAAATACGGGTCAGTCCCCCGAAAAACTTGCTAAAGACACCGATCGCATGTTTTACCTGACCCCACAGGAGGCAAAGGAATACGGGCTGATCGATCGCGTTTTAGAAGGGGTTAAAGATCTGCCGACTCCCGTTCCTTCATTGATCTAA
- a CDS encoding ATP-dependent Clp protease proteolytic subunit: MPIGIPSVPYRLPGSSYEQWISIYERLFRERIIFLAEEVDDGIANAIVAYMLYLDSDDSSKPIYLYINSPGGSVTAGMAIYDTMQHIKSEVVTICVGLAASMGAFLLAAGSRGKRLALPHSRIMIHQPLGGARGQATDIEIEARQILRMRSELNEMLAHHTGKTIEQIQKDTDRDYFMSADEAKEYGLIDRVVEQTP, encoded by the coding sequence ATGCCTATCGGTATCCCCAGTGTTCCCTATCGCCTTCCAGGTAGCTCCTATGAGCAGTGGATCAGCATTTATGAACGGCTCTTTCGGGAGCGCATTATCTTCCTAGCAGAAGAAGTCGATGATGGCATTGCCAATGCGATCGTCGCCTATATGCTCTATCTCGATTCCGATGACTCCAGCAAGCCCATCTACCTCTACATCAACTCACCCGGTGGCTCTGTCACCGCAGGGATGGCAATCTACGACACGATGCAGCACATCAAATCCGAAGTGGTGACGATCTGTGTTGGTCTAGCGGCTTCGATGGGTGCGTTTCTGCTCGCAGCAGGTAGCCGTGGTAAGCGGTTAGCTCTACCCCACTCACGCATCATGATTCACCAACCGCTGGGCGGTGCACGGGGTCAGGCGACTGACATCGAAATCGAAGCTCGGCAAATTTTGCGGATGCGGAGCGAACTCAACGAAATGTTGGCGCACCACACGGGCAAAACCATTGAACAGATTCAGAAAGACACCGATCGCGACTATTTCATGTCGGCTGACGAAGCCAAAGAATACGGACTGATCGATCGCGTAGTCGAACAGACTCCCTAA
- a CDS encoding REP-associated tyrosine transposase has translation MGRSRYRFLDQHPHFLTCTVVNWLPLLSNPELVQILFDSLIFLHTHQRIALHGYVVMENHLHLIASSNKLSKEIRTFKSFTARSIVDWLQANNKTHWLTQLAFYKKAHKLEQDYQVWQEGSHPQALLTVEMFQQKLEYVHHNPVCRGYVDDPGHWRYSSYRDYHEQKGLLPIVFLEL, from the coding sequence ATGGGACGTAGCCGTTACCGCTTCCTAGACCAACATCCTCATTTCTTAACCTGCACTGTTGTCAATTGGCTTCCCCTATTAAGTAATCCGGAACTGGTTCAAATCCTTTTCGATTCCCTCATTTTTCTACACACTCACCAACGCATCGCCCTACACGGCTATGTCGTTATGGAAAACCATCTCCATCTGATTGCATCGTCTAACAAATTGTCAAAAGAAATAAGGACATTTAAATCATTTACAGCCCGTTCGATCGTGGATTGGCTTCAGGCAAATAATAAGACACATTGGCTGACTCAACTCGCGTTTTATAAAAAAGCGCACAAACTAGAGCAAGATTACCAGGTTTGGCAAGAGGGTTCACATCCGCAAGCCCTATTAACGGTAGAGATGTTTCAGCAGAAATTAGAGTATGTGCATCATAATCCCGTCTGTAGAGGGTATGTGGATGATCCAGGGCATTGGCGTTATTCTAGCTACCGGGACTACCACGAGCAGAAGGGGCTTTTGCCGATTGTGTTTCTAGAGCTTTAG
- a CDS encoding ATP-dependent Clp protease proteolytic subunit, giving the protein MPVDDILRVPYNIPGSPYWQWINIYTRLSQERILFLNQPLTDGVANSLISGMLYLESQDQSKPIYLYINSLGDPIAAGMASVTAGMISITAGLAVYDTIQHIKSEVLTICLGQAVGMAALILASGSKGKRASLPHSLIALETPKLGTQGQATDIQVNAAEMLEKKALILDIFSQKTGQSVDKILKDTDRTFYMSPQEAKEYGLIDRVLESTKELPKLASTLS; this is encoded by the coding sequence ATGCCTGTTGATGATATTTTGCGAGTCCCGTACAACATTCCCGGTAGCCCCTACTGGCAATGGATCAACATCTATACACGGCTGAGCCAGGAGCGTATCCTGTTTCTCAATCAGCCCCTGACCGATGGCGTGGCGAACTCACTCATTTCTGGAATGTTATATCTGGAGTCGCAAGACCAGAGTAAGCCCATTTACCTCTATATCAATTCTCTGGGCGACCCGATCGCCGCAGGCATGGCATCGGTAACTGCCGGAATGATTTCGATCACGGCTGGACTGGCGGTGTATGACACGATCCAACACATTAAGTCAGAGGTGTTGACCATCTGCTTAGGGCAAGCAGTCGGGATGGCAGCTCTCATCCTGGCATCGGGTTCCAAAGGAAAACGTGCCAGTCTCCCCCATTCCCTGATTGCTTTGGAAACACCCAAACTCGGCACTCAGGGGCAAGCTACGGATATTCAGGTCAATGCTGCTGAGATGCTGGAGAAGAAGGCGTTAATTTTGGATATCTTCTCCCAGAAGACAGGGCAATCGGTTGATAAAATTCTCAAGGATACCGATCGCACCTTTTATATGTCTCCTCAAGAAGCGAAGGAATATGGCTTGATTGACCGGGTTTTAGAGAGCACCAAAGAGCTACCCAAGCTCGCCAGTACCCTGTCTTGA
- a CDS encoding J domain-containing protein yields MNLADCYRLLGLRTGASYDEIKASYRRLARQYHPDVNPDNQQQAKEKFIQLSEAYRILMEAVQPKQTSDEKGSKAKPKSTPSAASSSTSSKTRSPSPSTAKSAASKSPAQVKITRKAPPIERNPEISQTDYDLKQNSYEQLQRLLRAQRYPRAIALVEGLAQRLPNDTEVRQWQAITYQRFGRHLVDAKQSEKARIYLKKALRTDPHNKALWYEVERDFRRIEQIEIY; encoded by the coding sequence ATGAACCTGGCGGACTGTTATCGATTATTAGGGTTGAGGACTGGCGCGTCTTATGATGAGATTAAAGCGTCTTATCGGCGTTTGGCACGGCAATATCACCCGGATGTCAATCCTGATAATCAGCAGCAGGCAAAAGAAAAATTTATTCAACTGAGCGAAGCCTACCGAATCTTGATGGAGGCGGTTCAACCCAAGCAAACTTCTGATGAGAAGGGGAGTAAGGCAAAACCGAAATCCACCCCATCGGCTGCCTCATCATCAACCTCTTCCAAGACGCGATCGCCTTCCCCCTCCACAGCTAAATCTGCGGCATCTAAATCACCAGCACAGGTCAAAATCACGCGCAAAGCTCCGCCGATTGAGCGCAACCCTGAGATCTCGCAAACGGACTATGACCTCAAACAAAATTCCTATGAGCAGTTGCAACGGTTGTTACGAGCACAGCGTTATCCTAGAGCGATCGCCCTGGTAGAGGGGTTAGCGCAACGCTTGCCCAACGACACCGAAGTGCGGCAGTGGCAAGCCATCACCTATCAACGCTTTGGGCGACATCTGGTAGACGCCAAGCAATCGGAGAAAGCCCGGATTTACCTCAAAAAGGCTTTGCGCACCGATCCCCACAACAAAGCCCTGTGGTATGAGGTCGAGCGAGATTTCCGCCGCATCGAGCAGATCGAAATTTATTAG
- a CDS encoding L,D-transpeptidase, producing MRSRQFYQLLFTGLVGAIALVSFQPKAQGQAAFAGYVDSPQAIDSQSVGLQDSRAQSDLPNNPAQISRSNFVLQPQLPVLEVPPLRPDLPDPSRYELRLVLRLGERRVYVYRGNEPQISYPVAVGREGWETPTGNFQVMEMVTNPGWTNPLTRELVPPGPTNPLGERWIAFWTDGKDYIGFHGTPNRESVGQAVSHGCIRMLNEHVRQLYDMVTPGTQVIVMP from the coding sequence ATGAGGAGTCGGCAGTTTTATCAGTTGTTATTCACTGGTTTAGTAGGGGCGATCGCCCTGGTTTCGTTTCAGCCCAAGGCACAGGGGCAGGCAGCCTTCGCAGGGTATGTTGACAGTCCTCAAGCCATAGATTCTCAAAGCGTTGGCTTGCAAGACAGTCGCGCTCAATCTGATTTACCCAACAATCCTGCTCAGATTAGCCGCTCCAATTTCGTGCTTCAGCCACAACTGCCTGTGCTGGAGGTGCCACCGCTGCGACCTGACCTGCCAGATCCATCGCGCTATGAGTTACGACTCGTGTTGCGGTTAGGCGAACGGCGTGTCTACGTCTATCGTGGCAATGAACCGCAAATCAGCTATCCGGTTGCTGTGGGCAGAGAAGGATGGGAAACCCCCACCGGAAACTTTCAAGTGATGGAAATGGTTACTAACCCCGGTTGGACAAACCCCCTGACACGAGAGCTAGTTCCCCCCGGTCCCACCAATCCCCTCGGTGAGCGGTGGATTGCCTTCTGGACAGATGGCAAAGATTACATTGGCTTTCACGGCACTCCCAACCGAGAATCTGTCGGGCAGGCTGTCTCCCATGGCTGCATTCGCATGTTAAATGAACATGTCCGTCAACTCTACGATATGGTTACTCCCGGCACTCAAGTGATCGTGATGCCTTAA
- a CDS encoding caspase, EACC1-associated type: MSKIALLIGVSEYEPVLEPLPSAVKDVVALQEVLAHPEMGEFNAADITVLQNPDRQTMETAIYTLFANRQKDDLVLLYFSGHGVLDDSSEFYFASRSTRKDQGKLVPPTAVAARSVQGWMEQSRSQRQVIILDSCFSGAFAKGVKAKDSGSVNLEQLLGGKGRAILTASTSTQYALTQEGLELSVYTHYLVEGIRTGGADQDDDGWIAADELHTYASSKVREAAPAMTPEFYPVKEGYKILLAKSPKDDPQLKYRKQVKQLAEEDEGNFSFINREYLFELQRSLGLSIEVATAIENEELEPFRQRQAKVDRYRAVFAGAIAHRFPLTPRDRAGLQRLQQLLSLRDEDIEAIEAPILAAKQAETGQISQPTSPPRDRKQADFFAEDLGNGITLDMARIPAGEFLIGTADGDRATIIQEYTRHGAKQEDVERWISWEIPQHRVTVPEFWLGKFAVTQAQWKQVAELPKVKFDLNPDPSNFKGAKRPAEQVSWDEAVEFCDRLNGFVEARLSKKTGRTYRLPTEAEWEYACRAGTTTPFHFGDTVTTELVNCNGNYPYGNAPGGEYRSQTTEVGSFPANAFGLYDMHGNVWEWCADQWYDSYANKPEQLKQNGAIAWTEEITGIAPTDNKNYRLLRGGSWRSNPRNCRSANRNWFARDSRLNFIGFRVVCSIPRAL, from the coding sequence ATGAGCAAGATCGCGTTACTGATTGGGGTCAGCGAGTATGAACCAGTGCTAGAGCCGTTGCCATCTGCGGTTAAGGATGTGGTGGCTCTGCAAGAGGTGTTAGCCCATCCAGAGATGGGTGAGTTTAATGCAGCAGATATTACTGTGCTACAAAACCCTGATAGGCAAACAATGGAAACGGCAATCTATACCTTGTTTGCTAATCGTCAAAAAGACGATCTAGTGTTGTTGTACTTTTCTGGGCATGGTGTGCTGGACGATAGCAGCGAGTTTTACTTTGCTAGCCGCTCAACGAGAAAAGATCAGGGAAAATTGGTGCCTCCAACAGCAGTGGCGGCGCGATCAGTACAAGGTTGGATGGAGCAAAGTCGATCGCAGCGGCAGGTAATCATTCTCGACAGTTGCTTTAGTGGAGCCTTTGCCAAAGGCGTTAAAGCGAAAGACAGTGGCAGCGTTAACCTGGAACAATTATTGGGCGGCAAAGGCAGAGCCATTCTCACCGCTTCAACCTCGACCCAATATGCCCTAACGCAAGAAGGACTGGAGCTGTCAGTCTACACTCACTATTTGGTGGAGGGCATTCGCACAGGTGGGGCAGACCAGGATGACGATGGTTGGATTGCGGCAGACGAACTGCATACCTATGCCAGCAGTAAGGTTAGGGAAGCAGCTCCTGCCATGACACCAGAGTTTTATCCAGTGAAGGAGGGTTACAAAATCCTGCTGGCAAAGTCGCCTAAAGATGATCCGCAATTGAAATATCGCAAACAAGTCAAACAGTTAGCCGAAGAAGATGAAGGTAATTTCTCTTTTATCAATCGTGAATATTTGTTTGAATTGCAGCGTAGCTTGGGCTTGTCGATAGAAGTTGCGACCGCCATTGAAAATGAGGAGCTAGAACCCTTTCGCCAACGTCAAGCCAAAGTCGATCGCTATCGAGCAGTGTTTGCTGGTGCGATCGCCCATCGATTTCCGTTAACGCCACGCGATCGCGCTGGGTTACAGCGGCTACAACAGCTTCTTAGTCTGCGAGATGAGGATATTGAAGCGATCGAAGCTCCTATTCTTGCTGCCAAGCAGGCTGAGACAGGACAAATAAGCCAGCCCACCTCCCCTCCACGCGATCGCAAACAGGCTGATTTTTTTGCCGAAGACCTGGGCAATGGCATAACGCTAGACATGGCCAGGATTCCGGCAGGGGAGTTTTTGATAGGGACGGCAGATGGCGATCGCGCTACTATTATTCAAGAATACACACGGCATGGAGCAAAACAGGAGGATGTAGAGCGATGGATATCTTGGGAAATACCTCAGCATCGCGTAACTGTGCCTGAATTTTGGCTGGGTAAGTTTGCCGTCACTCAAGCTCAGTGGAAGCAGGTTGCAGAGTTACCCAAAGTTAAGTTTGATCTCAATCCCGATCCATCCAACTTTAAAGGGGCAAAGCGTCCGGCCGAGCAAGTATCGTGGGATGAAGCAGTGGAGTTTTGCGATCGTCTCAACGGCTTCGTAGAAGCTCGCCTTTCTAAAAAAACAGGCAGAACCTATCGCCTGCCCACCGAAGCCGAATGGGAATATGCCTGTCGCGCTGGAACCACCACTCCTTTCCATTTTGGAGACACCGTAACCACCGAGCTAGTGAACTGCAATGGCAATTACCCCTACGGCAATGCTCCCGGAGGCGAGTATCGATCGCAAACAACAGAGGTCGGTAGCTTTCCCGCTAATGCCTTTGGGCTATACGATATGCACGGCAATGTCTGGGAGTGGTGTGCCGATCAGTGGTATGACAGCTATGCCAATAAACCAGAGCAACTAAAGCAGAATGGGGCGATCGCCTGGACGGAGGAAATTACGGGAATAGCACCAACCGACAATAAAAATTACCGCCTCCTGCGCGGTGGTTCGTGGCGCAGCAATCCGAGGAACTGCCGCTCCGCTAATCGCAACTGGTTCGCGCGCGACTCTCGTCTCAACTTCATCGGTTTTCGGGTTGTTTGTTCTATTCCGAGGGCTCTTTAA
- a CDS encoding protein kinase domain-containing protein: MATLKPGSLLDRRYRVVQTLAKGGFGQTYIAEDTRRPGNPRCVVKHLRPASSDSKFLENARRLFSTEAEILEKLGTHDQIPRLLAYFEEEREFYLVQDLIEGHTLTHELQMGYRWSEAQVCQLLRDALSVLEFVHQCGVIHRDIKPENLIRRQPDQRLVLVDFGTVKQIRTQRSNTGQSNITIAVGTPGYMPTEQNHGKPRPNSDLYALGIISLQAATGLLPGQLQDDVETGELVWQPWAQQIRPDLAAILDRLVRYHFKDRYQSATEVLQALDELFTRHPDLLAEVESHAPPDVASMSAAKALRLSQPPSPLAPAPNGGVTNPVIATDLVRPLETSVTNLANPSQPLMAVTQLEEVTEDTPTVISGQSAQSGSPPSGQPAQPVQSGSGAWVNGGTTSPPSAASPLEDATVDPFEPLPEEQVPEKVVSTPVVMPLDRPAAISPVTHPLPPTRIDPDPLSSTSKTKGRSPLSLARLTHQPAWLGIGAVVALIIGIPALFRVLPIGHPSLVQMTGLRTVFTPAQQSLSKVLLLNLPCQAFQPKTQLVNPLIYPDGTQYFGRLQGNLPSDRQGTLLFPNGSRYDGGFQNGEFSGCGQYTYPANTNYSNYLGQFQNNAFNGLGTLSFAGGDRYIGEFRNGRCHGQGTFISANGALKRSNWQNGNSVDGDVNLSCIRD; this comes from the coding sequence ATGGCAACCCTAAAACCAGGCAGTTTATTAGACAGACGCTACCGTGTGGTTCAAACTCTAGCAAAAGGAGGGTTTGGACAAACCTACATTGCTGAAGACACTCGTCGTCCCGGCAACCCCCGTTGTGTTGTCAAACATCTCAGACCCGCCAGCAGCGACTCCAAGTTCCTCGAAAACGCCAGACGTTTGTTTTCGACTGAAGCCGAGATTTTAGAGAAATTAGGCACCCACGACCAGATTCCTCGCCTGCTTGCCTACTTTGAAGAAGAGCGAGAGTTTTACCTCGTACAAGATCTCATCGAGGGACACACCCTCACCCACGAGCTACAAATGGGGTATCGCTGGTCTGAAGCGCAGGTCTGCCAACTGCTGCGGGATGCCCTCAGTGTTTTGGAATTTGTGCATCAATGCGGGGTAATTCATCGGGATATCAAGCCCGAAAATTTGATTCGACGACAACCCGATCAAAGGCTGGTGCTGGTTGACTTTGGCACTGTTAAACAGATTCGCACACAACGCTCAAACACAGGACAATCCAACATTACGATCGCTGTCGGGACACCGGGCTACATGCCCACCGAACAAAATCACGGCAAACCTCGACCCAACAGCGACCTCTATGCACTGGGCATCATCAGCTTACAAGCAGCAACTGGGCTGTTGCCGGGGCAGTTGCAAGATGATGTCGAGACGGGAGAACTAGTCTGGCAACCCTGGGCACAGCAGATCAGACCCGATCTGGCTGCCATTCTCGATCGCCTGGTGCGCTATCACTTCAAAGATCGCTATCAGTCAGCAACCGAGGTGCTGCAAGCTCTCGATGAGCTATTTACACGCCATCCGGATTTGTTGGCTGAAGTCGAGTCTCACGCTCCACCAGACGTTGCCTCCATGAGTGCGGCTAAAGCTCTCCGGTTGAGCCAACCTCCATCTCCACTGGCTCCCGCGCCCAATGGAGGCGTTACCAACCCAGTCATTGCTACAGACTTAGTCCGTCCATTAGAAACATCCGTCACCAACTTAGCCAACCCATCCCAACCGTTGATGGCAGTAACACAGCTTGAGGAGGTCACGGAGGATACGCCAACTGTAATATCGGGGCAATCAGCGCAATCGGGATCACCGCCATCGGGGCAACCCGCACAACCCGTCCAGTCTGGGTCTGGTGCATGGGTGAATGGAGGTACAACATCACCCCCCTCAGCAGCATCACCACTTGAAGATGCAACCGTTGACCCATTTGAACCACTGCCAGAAGAACAAGTGCCTGAGAAGGTTGTGTCTACGCCCGTGGTCATGCCTCTAGACCGACCTGCCGCTATCTCGCCAGTTACGCACCCCCTTCCCCCGACTCGCATTGACCCTGACCCACTTTCATCCACGTCAAAGACAAAGGGGCGATCGCCCCTCTCCCTGGCTCGCCTGACCCATCAACCGGCCTGGCTCGGTATTGGCGCGGTGGTAGCCCTCATCATCGGCATCCCCGCCCTGTTTAGGGTCTTACCGATTGGGCACCCCTCACTGGTACAGATGACCGGGTTGAGGACGGTCTTCACTCCGGCGCAGCAGTCTTTGTCAAAGGTGTTGTTGCTCAATCTGCCCTGTCAGGCATTTCAGCCCAAAACTCAACTCGTTAATCCGCTGATCTACCCGGATGGCACGCAGTACTTTGGCAGACTACAGGGAAACTTGCCGAGCGATCGCCAGGGAACGTTGCTCTTCCCCAATGGCAGTCGCTATGACGGGGGATTTCAAAACGGCGAATTTAGTGGTTGTGGTCAATACACCTATCCTGCAAACACAAACTACAGCAATTATCTTGGACAATTTCAAAATAATGCTTTTAATGGATTAGGAACCCTCTCATTTGCAGGGGGCGATCGCTATATCGGTGAGTTTCGCAATGGCAGATGCCATGGTCAGGGAACCTTTATTTCCGCCAATGGGGCTCTCAAGCGAAGCAACTGGCAAAACGGCAACTCCGTTGACGGAGACGTTAATTTGAGTTGTATTCGCGACTAG